A window from Spartinivicinus poritis encodes these proteins:
- a CDS encoding GGDEF and EAL domain-containing protein — MLEELPSFVVNLIVIHGLVCLCHRLRKKFTLALLYGALVIFSVLAWRYGYADFRIVKAPLSLMLVDITVYSGMIFGVILLYLYEGPFAARVAIGLIIVSSLVPLINLGLASLNTSLVADGSPLHVRSMVLPSLVSAAISMLMLVSMAILWEILVWLMPGISAALRLGITMLLILLVDSVLRHNLAELSYLAGQDLLAYAWLASGIATFMACLWMAVGLRVEPLPDLSEWKKPIFSIFRNLKELQKELLETQRTLELLQNPEKAVEAGDDELLKSGLAEWRGHDLLDNPTIQVFSLDMDFKYIFFNETHFELMKHYAKVEIKPGMDFLPVAVEFSSEDEGIRFLNQIIRGETVQVERRYESPDRESEVYDFRYTPVLSSDGFINGVIAFAVNITEQHRAINKLVRSEQRWQLALEGSQDGIWDWEIQDGMLFYSPRWYEMLGYSQENMILNGEEWLSLIHPEDRERTIKECQAHTCEASEFYLSEHRKKHRDGHYIWVLERGKAQFDRENKPIRLLGTLTDITRRKEAEERLKRSEEQLRYAFEVADEGIWDYDLVTQSIFYSPQYIAMLGYASTEFEDDPQAWLQYVHPDDLPKAKAFIGDHICRHGEYEDQFRMYRSNGELIHVLSRGKVVDIDVEGNPRRVIGIHKDISERVRRMEQIENLAFYDSLTNLPNRRLLMERARQSLAMAKRQKKSMGVMVIDLDKFKQVNDTLGHDVGDAVLIEIGQRVKSSLREVDTLCRQGGDEFSIILPECNSLTALQLANRIREALNEPCQINDHPIELGASIGIACYPEDGDNLGELFKNADIAMYQAKHKGLHVSLFKEEQAEVMQRRVRLEKDLQKAIGSPQMYLTFQPRTNLITGQYTSVEVLTRWTHPEFGEVMPLEFIPIAENSGLIHSLGRWIVTEACRQSQEWRAAGLSVKIAVNVSATELQNNQLHKFIQQVLSEYGLAGSDLEIELTESAVMKNVEKNSVLLHAFKDLGVGVAIDDFGTGYSSLSYLNRLPINCVKIDKQFIHQISTTGGPEADQAGIVRAIIHLAKSMGIRTVAEGVETIEQQQFLQQLLCDEAQGYLFCEPVSPDEIVRQFTQNRSNNGEEVKFSI; from the coding sequence GTGCTTGAAGAGCTGCCGAGCTTTGTGGTCAACCTGATCGTTATTCATGGGTTAGTTTGCCTTTGTCATAGGCTCCGTAAAAAATTCACCCTGGCATTATTGTATGGGGCATTGGTTATTTTCAGTGTCCTAGCTTGGCGTTATGGCTATGCCGATTTTCGTATTGTCAAAGCGCCACTGTCACTCATGCTGGTGGATATTACCGTTTACAGTGGCATGATCTTTGGGGTTATTCTCCTTTATCTGTATGAGGGGCCTTTTGCGGCACGGGTTGCCATTGGTTTAATTATTGTTAGTAGTCTGGTGCCGCTTATTAATTTGGGGCTTGCCTCACTTAATACCAGTTTGGTAGCTGATGGTTCGCCTCTGCATGTACGCTCCATGGTATTACCCTCCCTGGTCAGTGCAGCTATTTCCATGCTGATGCTGGTATCAATGGCAATATTATGGGAAATCCTGGTGTGGCTGATGCCCGGTATTTCAGCCGCTCTGCGACTGGGTATTACTATGCTGTTGATTTTGCTGGTTGATTCTGTATTGCGTCATAACCTGGCAGAGCTCAGTTATTTAGCTGGGCAGGATTTACTGGCCTATGCCTGGTTAGCCAGTGGTATTGCAACTTTCATGGCATGTTTGTGGATGGCGGTTGGTTTACGCGTTGAGCCTTTACCAGACTTATCCGAATGGAAAAAACCCATCTTTTCAATATTTCGTAATTTAAAAGAGCTGCAAAAAGAGCTGCTGGAAACCCAGCGAACCTTGGAGCTGTTACAAAATCCTGAAAAAGCTGTGGAAGCAGGAGATGATGAATTACTGAAGTCAGGTCTGGCTGAGTGGCGAGGACATGATTTATTGGATAATCCTACGATCCAGGTTTTTTCATTAGATATGGATTTTAAATATATCTTCTTTAATGAAACGCACTTTGAGTTAATGAAGCATTATGCAAAGGTTGAAATTAAACCGGGCATGGATTTTTTACCCGTTGCAGTGGAGTTTTCCAGTGAGGATGAAGGCATTCGCTTTTTAAATCAAATCATTCGAGGAGAAACCGTACAGGTTGAGCGCCGTTATGAGTCACCTGATCGAGAATCAGAAGTCTATGACTTTCGTTATACCCCTGTATTGAGTAGTGATGGCTTTATAAATGGAGTCATTGCATTTGCTGTCAATATTACAGAACAACATCGTGCCATTAATAAATTAGTACGTTCTGAACAGCGCTGGCAGTTGGCGTTGGAAGGTAGTCAGGATGGTATTTGGGACTGGGAAATTCAAGATGGAATGTTGTTTTATTCCCCTCGCTGGTATGAAATGCTGGGTTATAGCCAGGAAAATATGATTTTAAACGGGGAAGAATGGTTAAGTTTAATTCACCCTGAGGATCGTGAGCGCACTATTAAAGAGTGTCAGGCCCATACCTGCGAAGCCAGTGAGTTTTATTTAAGCGAACATCGCAAAAAGCATCGTGACGGCCATTATATTTGGGTGCTAGAACGGGGCAAAGCCCAGTTTGATCGAGAGAATAAGCCCATTAGGTTGTTGGGTACATTAACGGACATTACTCGACGTAAAGAAGCAGAAGAGCGCTTAAAACGCAGTGAAGAACAGCTGCGTTATGCATTTGAAGTGGCTGATGAAGGCATTTGGGATTATGACTTGGTAACCCAAAGTATTTTTTATAGCCCGCAGTATATTGCCATGCTGGGTTATGCGAGTACTGAATTTGAAGATGATCCCCAGGCTTGGTTGCAATATGTTCATCCTGATGATTTACCAAAAGCCAAAGCTTTTATCGGTGATCATATTTGTCGTCATGGTGAGTATGAAGATCAGTTCCGGATGTATCGTAGTAATGGTGAATTAATTCATGTGCTGTCACGCGGTAAAGTGGTGGACATTGATGTGGAAGGGAACCCCCGTCGCGTTATTGGTATTCATAAAGATATTTCTGAGCGGGTAAGACGGATGGAGCAGATTGAGAATCTGGCTTTTTATGATTCCCTTACTAATTTACCAAACCGCCGATTATTGATGGAACGAGCCAGGCAAAGCTTGGCCATGGCCAAGCGCCAGAAAAAAAGTATGGGGGTGATGGTTATTGATTTGGATAAATTTAAACAAGTTAATGACACCCTCGGTCATGATGTGGGGGATGCTGTTTTAATCGAAATTGGCCAGCGGGTGAAATCCAGCTTGAGAGAAGTAGATACCTTGTGTCGTCAAGGAGGGGATGAATTTTCGATCATTTTACCTGAGTGTAATTCATTAACGGCTTTACAATTAGCCAATCGAATTCGAGAAGCGTTAAATGAACCTTGTCAGATCAATGATCATCCAATTGAACTAGGCGCCAGTATTGGTATCGCCTGCTACCCGGAAGATGGCGATAACCTGGGCGAGTTGTTTAAAAATGCCGATATTGCGATGTATCAGGCCAAACATAAAGGGTTGCATGTATCGCTGTTTAAGGAAGAGCAGGCCGAGGTTATGCAGCGGCGGGTAAGGCTTGAAAAAGACTTACAAAAAGCCATCGGCTCGCCACAAATGTACCTGACCTTTCAGCCCAGAACCAATTTAATTACTGGGCAATATACCAGTGTTGAAGTATTAACACGCTGGACACACCCTGAGTTTGGGGAAGTTATGCCGCTGGAGTTTATTCCTATTGCAGAAAACTCTGGGTTAATTCATAGCTTGGGACGTTGGATTGTAACAGAGGCTTGCCGGCAGTCTCAGGAGTGGAGGGCAGCAGGGCTCTCAGTAAAAATCGCGGTGAATGTTTCTGCTACCGAATTGCAAAATAACCAGTTACACAAATTTATTCAACAGGTGTTGTCTGAGTATGGACTGGCTGGTAGTGACCTAGAAATTGAATTAACTGAATCCGCTGTAATGAAAAATGTCGAAAAGAACAGTGTATTACTCCATGCTTTTAAAGATCTAGGTGTAGGAGTAGCCATTGATGATTTCGGCACAGGTTATTCGTCTTTGAGTTATTTAAACCGGCTACCTATTAATTGCGTTAAAATTGATAAGCAGTTTATTCATCAAATTTCTACTACAGGGGGGCCTGAGGCGGATCAGGCTGGGATTGTTAGAGCTATTATTCATTTGGCCAAAAGCATGGGCATTAGAACCGTTGCTGAAGGGGTGGAAACCATCGAGCAACAACAGTTTTTACAACAATTGTTGTGTGATGAAGCGCAGGGCTATTTATTTTGCGAGCCGGTTAGCCCCGATGAAATCGTCAGGCAGTTTACTCAAAATCGATCAAATAATGGCGAGGAAGTGAAGTTCTCTATTTAA